The following are from one region of the Nicotiana tabacum cultivar K326 chromosome 3, ASM71507v2, whole genome shotgun sequence genome:
- the LOC107816155 gene encoding uncharacterized protein LOC107816155 yields the protein MRLLLLLFLVLLMHFTHFTAGKQPRIPEYQALLALKTAITDDPQLALASWNISTSHCTWKGVTCDRYRHVTSLDISGFNVTGTLPPEVGNLRFLQNLSVDLNQFSGPIPVEISFIPNLHYLNLSNNIFSLGFPPQLTRLRNLKVLDLYNNNMTGDLPVDVYQMTNLRHLHLGGNFFGGRIPPEYGRFQFLEYLAVSGNELVGEIPPEIGNITTLHELYVGYYNTFSGGIPPEIGNLSQLVRFDAANCGLSGEIPAELGKLQNLDTLFLQVNSLSGSLTPEIGTLKSLKSLDLSNNMLSGEVPPTFADLKNLTLLNLFRNKLHGSIPEFIGDLPELEVLQLWENNFTGSIPQGLGTNSKLKNLDLSSNKLTGNLPPNMCAGKNLQTIITLGNFLFGPIPESLGQCESLSRIRMGENYLNGSIPKRLLSLPQLSQVELQNNLLTGTFPETKSISTSLGQISLSNNHLTGSLPTSIGNFAGVQKLLLDGNKFSGRIPAEIGKLQQLSKIDFSHNDFSGPIAPEISKCKLLTYVDLSRNQLSGEIPTEITGMRILNYLNLSRNHLVGSIPAPISSMQSLTSVDFSYNNFSGLVPGTGQFSYFNYTSFLGNPDLCGPYLGPCKEGVVDGVSQPHQRGALSPSMKLLLVIGLLVCSIVFAVAAIIKARSLKKASEARAWKLTAFQRLDFMCDDVLDSLKEDNIIGKGGAGIVYKGVMPSGEHVAVKRLPAMSRGSSHDHGFNAEIQTLGRIRHRHIVRLLGFCSNHETNLLVYEYMPNGSLGEMLHGKKGGHLHWDTRYKIAVEAAKGLCYLHHDCSPLILHRDVKSNNILLDSNFEAHVADFGLAKFLQDSGTSECMSAIAGSYGYIAPEYAYTLKVDEKSDVYSFGVVLLELVSGKKPVGEFGDGVDIVQWVRKMTDGKKDGVLKILDPRLSTVPLNEVMHVFYVAMLCVEEQAVERPTMREVVQILTELPKPPGSKSGDSTVTELPPPSVASALESPASASGDTNDHHQPTPQSPPPDLLSI from the exons ATgcgtcttcttcttctcctttttcttgttcttcttatgCATTTCACTCACTTTACCGCCGGTAAACAACCCCGCATACCGGAATACCAGGCTTTGCTTGCTCTGAAAACTGCCATTACCGACGACCCACAGTTAGCTCTTgcctcatggaacatctccactAGTCACTGCACGTGGAAGGGTGTCACGTGCGACAGATATCGTCACGTGACCTCTCTTGACATCTCAGGCTTCAATGTTACCGGCACTCTTCCGCCGGAAGTTGGAAATCTTCGTTTCTTACAAAATCTCTCCGTTGACCTTAACCAGTTTTCCGGCCCCATTCCCGTTGAAATCTCGTTTATTCCGAATCTTCATTACCTTAATCTCTCCAATAACATTTTCAGCTTAGGATTCCCTCCTCAGTTAACCCGTCTCCGTAACCTTAAAGTCCTCGACCTTTACAACAACAACATGACCGGTGACCTCCCCGTTGACGTGTATCAGATGACTAACTTAAGACACCTCCACCTCGGCGGGAACTTTTTCGGCGGCCGCATTCCGCCGGAGTATGGAAGATTCCAGTTCCTAGAGTACCTCGCAGTTTCCGGCAACGAACTCGTCGGAGAAATACCACCGGAGATAGGAAACATCACCACGCTTCACGAGTTGTACGTAGGGTACTACAACACCTTCTCCGGCGGAATCCCGCCGGAAATAGGAAACTTATCACAGCTCGTAAGGTTTGATGCTGCTAACTGTGGACTTTCCGGCGAGATTCCAGCGGAGTTAGGGAAGCTTCAGAACCTTGATACTCTTTTCTTACAAGTGAATTCTCTATCTGGGTCTTTAACTCCGGAGATAGGTACTCTTAAGAGCTTAAAATCTTTAGATCTATCAAATAACATGCTCTCTGGCGAAGTGCCGCCGACATTTGCGGATCTTAAGAATCTCACTCTTTTGAATCTTTTCCGGAATAAGCTTCATGGGTCAATACCGGAGTTTATTGGGGACTTGCCTGAGCTAGAAGTGTTGCAACTATGGGAAAACAATTTTACTGGAAGCATTCCACAGGGGCTAGGCACAAACAGTAAGCTCAAAAATCTTGATCTCAGTTCCAATAAATTGACTGGAAATTTACCCCCAAACATGTGCGCGGGTAAAAATCTGCAGACAATAATCACTCTTGGGAACTTCTTGTTTGGACCAATTCCTGAATCTTTGGGCCAATGTGAATCACTTAGTCGGATTAGAATGGGGGAGAATTATCTGAATGGGTCAATCCCAAAAAGGCTCTTAAGCTTGCCACAGCTCTCACAAGTTGAACTTCAGAATAATCTTCTCACTGGTACATTTCCTGAGACTAAATCCATATCTACAAGTCTTGGACAGATAAGCCTTTCCAATAATCACCTAACTGGGTCTTTGCCAACTAGCATTGGAAACTTTGCTGGAGTTCAAAAATTGCTTCTCGATGGGAACAAATTTTCGGGGCGAATTCCAGCTGAAATAGGGAAGCTTCAGCAGCTATCCAAAATTGATTTCAGTCACAACGATTTCTCTGGACCCATTGCACCGGAGATTAGCAAGTGCAAGTTGCTAACTTATGTTGATCTCAGCAGGAACCAGCTTTCGGGTGAGATTCCTACTGAGATCACAGGTATGAGGATACTCAACTACTTGAACTTATCAAGAAACCACTTAGTTGGGAGTATTCCTGCTCCTATCTCTAGTATGCAGAGTCTAACTTCTGTTGATTTTTCATATAACAACTTTTCTGGTTTAGTTCCGGGAACTGGGCAGTTTAGTTATTTCAATTACACCTCATTTCTGGGAAATCCAGATCTTTGCGGACCCTATTTGGGTCCTTGCAAAGAGGGTGTTGTTGATGGGGTTAGTCAACCTCACCAACGAGGAGCTTTATCGCCTTCCATGAAGCTTTTACTTGTTATTGGTTTGCTTGTCTGCTCTATTGTGTTTGCTGTTGCTGCTATTATAAAGGCCCGATCTTTAAAGAAGGCAAGTGAGGCTCGTGCCTGGAAGCTCACTGCTTTCCAGCGCTTGGATTTTATGTGTGATGATGTTTTGGACAGCTTGAAGGAGGATAACATTATTGGAAAAGGAGGTGCTGGTATAGTCTACAAGGGGGTAATGCCGAGTGGGGAACATGTTGCCGTTAAAAGGTTGCCAGCTATGAGCAGGGGTTCCTCTCATGATCATGGGTTCAATGCAGAGATACAGACTCTTGGAAGGATCAGACACAGGCACATTGTTAGGTTATTAGGATTTTGCTCGAATCATGAGACAAATCTATTGGTTTATGAGTACATGCCTAATGGGAGCCTTGGGGAAATGCTTCATGGCAAGAAAGGCGGTCATTTACACTGGGATACCAGGTATAAGATAGCAGTGGAGGCTGCGAAGGGTCTTTGCTATCTCCATCACGATTGCTCTCCATTGATCCTCCATCGTGATGTTAAATCAAACAATATTCTGCTGGACTCCAACTTTGAAGCTCATGTTGCTGATTTTGGACTTGCTAAGTTCTTGCAAGATTCAGGGACATCAGAATGCATGTCTGCCATTGCTGGTTCTTATGGTTACATTGCTCCAG AATATGCTTACACGCTGAAGGTTGATGAGAAGAGTGATGTATATAGCTTTGGTGTGGTGCTATTAGAATTGGTAAGTGGCAAAAAGCCAGTTGGAGAGTTTGGTGACGGTGTTGACATAGTCCAATGGGTTAGGAAAATGACTGACGGTAAAAAGGATGGTGTTCTCAAGATCCTTGACCCAAGACTCTCAACAGTTCCCCTTAATGAGGTGATGCATGTGTTCTATGTCGCAATGTTGTGTGTAGAAGAGCAGGCTGTGGAACGCCCCACCATGCGAGAGGTAGTTCAAATACTAACCGAGCTTCCCAAGCCACCAGGTTCAAAATCAGGTGACTCAACCGTCACTGAGTTGCCCCCACCATCAGTGGCCTCTGCATTAGAGTCCCCAGCCTCGGCTTCCGGGGACACAAACGACCACCATCAGCCAACACCTCAATCACCTCCACCTGACCTACTCAGCATCTGA